The Salvia splendens isolate huo1 chromosome 21, SspV2, whole genome shotgun sequence genome includes a window with the following:
- the LOC121783901 gene encoding expansin-like B1, with translation MAMMALVFGLLTATLLLFGSFGDAAPCADCFSQSRAAYYPNSDDKGTETGRCGYGAFGATINNGYVAAVSDLYRDGLGCGACYQVRCTNGKYCSDKGVNVVITDHGSSHDTDFIMSRRAFGRMAQNMDAGASLLALGVVDIEYRRVSCSYPNKNITIEIDESSSNPHYLAFVIWYQQGMEDITAVQLCETQSYTCKLLDRSYGAVWTATSPPSGPLSVRMLLRDENGDEKWIVPVNDIPDNWKAGDIYDSGAQVIA, from the exons ATGGCTATGATGGCACTTGTATTCGGTCTTCTTACAGCTACCCTTCTCCTGTTTGGATCTTTCGGGGATGCTGCCCCGTGCGCGGATTGTTTCTCCCAGTCGAGGGCTGCTTATTACCCGAATTCTGATGACAAAGGAACAGAAA CCGGACGATGTGGCTATGGTGCGTTTGGGGCGACAATTAACAATGGATACGTAGCTGCAGTATCAGATCTATATCGAGACGGATTAGGATGTGGTGCTTGCTACCAG GTCAGGTGTACTAATGGCAAGTACTGTTCGGATAAAGGAGTGAATGTAGTCATAACGGACCACGGTTCCAGCCATGATACTGACTTCATTATGAGCAGGCGTGCTTTTGGCCGAATGGCTCAGAACATGGATGCAGGTGCATCTCTTTTAGCATTGGGCGTCGTAGATATTGAATATAGACG GGTTTCATGCAGCTATCCGAACAAAAATATTACGATTGAGATAGACGAAAGCAGTAGCAACCCACATTATCTGGCATTTGTAATTTGGTATCAGCAAGGCATGGAAGACATAACTGCAGTGCAACTGTGTGAG ACACAAAGTTACACGTGCAAACTATTGGATCGGAGTTATGGAGCAGTATGGACAGCTACCTCGCCACCAAGTGGACCACTTTCAGTAAGGATGCTCTTGAGAGATGAAAATGGAGACGAGAAATGGATAGTTCCGGTCAATGACATACCCGATAACTGGAAAGCAGGAGACATATATGACTCTGGAGCACAAGTTATTGCCTGA